TTATGATGATAAATGTGATGTTGTtacagaaaatgcaaagaaatatgaaaagacaatgaaaatcACCCAGTTCAAGAAACACTATGGTTAACATTTCGGTATCATTCTTGCCCTTCCTTTTGCATGTATGAATGTGTGTAAAATATTTGGTATCAGACCAGAGTTTTGTATTAGGCTTTTGTCATTTATCATTACAGCATGAATATCTCTTCATTTCATTGACGatcttaaaaattatatctaGTGAATACCTTGTATTTCAGTAGTTAAGAATGAACCATAGCTTTTCATTTATGCCTGGCCTTATTCTATACAGAATTAAAGAGAATGTATCAGTTAGGAATTCTTTTGTCTGTAGGCCATAGTAAACCTAACTTGAACAAATAGAGTTTTTTCCTTCACATTAAGTCTGGAGATTGCTGTTGGGGTTGATCCAGCAGGTCCACAGTGTCACAACAGGTGCCTTGGACTTTCTCGACCATTCCCTCACACTTATTGACACATGCTTGCAAGGGGACTGCCCAGCTCCAGGCATCACATCTGCATTCACTAtgggaaggggaagggacagCAGAGGTAGCATCTGCCCTTTTATTAGGAAACCAAAGCTTTCCCAGAAGTTCCCCAGCCAACTTCTTACACCTCATTGGATACAACAAAAGGAGGTAGGAAAGCAAGAATTTCCCTTCCTGGTCACATTAGAGGCAGGCTAGGGAGAGGAAGACCGGGAATAGGATCTGGGTTAAGGTCCTGATTTAACTGGTCGTCCTTTAGTGGACACTTCTGTTTCTAATTATTCCTTCTTATAAGTAATTCACAGTATATATCcatgttcatccattcatcagaaTCTCTGATTATTTCCCAGGTATGATGTCCCAGGAGTAGAATTACAGGTTAGAGGTATCATGGCTTTTATATCGCTTCATACATCTGACTAAACTCCTTTCCAGAATGGTCTTGCCAGTGTGTGCCACCACACAGTGCATGAGCCATGGGTGTCCCCCATTTAGGACACATTGTTAGTTGTCCCATCTTTAGGACTTCCTGAGCCTTGGCAACTGCCAGAGTACCAGCTAAGTACGTGGACAGTGACACATCATGATTCTGTAGGTTGCAATCAGAGGTCATGATGGGATTATAAGGGTACCTATCTGAAAGTGTTTTGCAGCACCTGGACCTAAAGAACTCTGGAGAGGCTGAGCCAGCGAAGAAGAGTAACAAGATGCTACAGGCACCTGCCCTACCCTCCTCGTCTGATTTACtagttgaataaatatttacctaGCCCCGTGtttctcaataggtgcagaatgGGCTTTGGGGGTGGGCCAGTTCTTTACTGTGTGGGACACCCCCATCACTGTGGAGCATTTTGCCTCCCTGGCCCTGCAGGGAAATGCCAGCAACACTTTCTCAGGCTCTGTGACAAGCAGACCCTCCCTCATGGTGTCATGTGCCACCAGCCTTGTGGGGAGAATCTACCAGGCACATTGCATTGACTCCTTTTCAGCACGCTATGCTGTACTGAACAAGGCTGGGAAGGTAGCAGGAAGAAGTATTAAATTCCCCCACACTGGTCTTTTCTTCGAGACTTCCAGAAATGCACATTGCCCAACTGTTTTGCCTGCAGACATCAAGGAGGAAAGGCTACACATGCAAACCCCAACCTCAAAACTAGAGTAAAGGAGAAAGTCCACAAGCAGCCAAGGTGGTTAAAGGTGGTTTTCTGTAGAAACTCAGAAGGCTGTGCTTGTCTGGGGAGAGCAAGGAGAGACGATGCCGTTTGTAGCTTAGCAAGGtaggaggggtgggagggtgggaaatACCTCCTGGAACGTAAAGGAAGGAATGGCCATTAAGCCAGGGCCGTGATAAGtgggaagagaaaacacaggGCCCCCATGTTAGCCTGAGTTGGCCACTCTTGAGGGGAGAGTGGAGGTAAGTGACAGGTCAATAGGCCAGTCCCTGGATTGGGGCCAAGTTTGAAGTTGAAGAACTAGCACGTGCAAGGGCGTAACGGCAGGGTCCCATTGACCACGGGAAGTTTGGCATCAGCAGTGTTGGATCAGGGACTGATGGGAGGTCCACACTATGCGAGGCTTTTGTCCTGTGCCCCAGaggaaaatctccagcagactgaagggaggggctggggctatGAGCAGAGATGCCATTCAAAACGCTGTAACGGTCTGGGGTTGAGGAGAAGCAGGATGTAACCTAGAAGGGTCCCCTGACACCTGACATCCTTCACGGAAGAGTGGGTTGTTTCACCTTCAGTAATTAAGtttctgaattaaaatattttaccttctAAGAACATGCCAAATAGAATAGCTGCCAGTCACAGTATGGGACAAGGAGGCTGGTAGGATATGTGACtggtaatatttttctaaagaccTCAAATGACCACAACCAAGGCTTGAAAGTTTATTCTAGGAGAGGGTTAACGTTTGTCTATTTCTTTAGATCATGGTAagtaaagttttgttttatttgcctttGAACCCATtcataaaagttaatatttttaaacattttaacattcAAAATGAGAAGAGTGTTCTTTAAGGCTGCTGGAACTCGTACATACACTTACAGCTTGGGCCGCTCTCCTTAGCGAAGAATGACCGAAGAACAGAGTTCTTTTGGTTCTAGTTGGAAGCATCTGGCCTGTTTGAGCAGTAGCAACAGGGAGGACGCCTTGTAACCTTGGTCCCCTGCGTCTGAGGACCACTGCCACCTTCACAGAGGAGGCCTGCAGGCCCTCCCTCCGTCTAGGAAGCAGCTCACGGCACATGACCCAATGACCATcatcccatcttacagatggggacaTGGGCTCCTGCCTGGGGACGTGCAGTGAGTTAACCATGACGGAATATTTGCcaagtgaaaaaagaaagtaagtactAGAAGAGGTAGTAGGTTAGTATGTGGCAGAAGTTATGCAGGAAAGTTACCGTAACCTCACAGGAACCGAAAGGTGGAGGTTAGGAGTGGAGTCAAGCTGTGTACCCCGCAGCACCAGAGCTCCTGGGAGACTGGGCCCTGGAAAAGGACAGGATGGGGAGTTAGAAGCCAGGGGAGAGTCACATTCCCCTCAGGCAAGTCATTTCTCTTTGgagctccagtttcctcatctccgAAGCGAGGGCTTCAGTCGCCCGTGGGCATCTCCTCGGCGCCAGCGCTCGTTAGTGTAACAGGAGCTCCGTGTCACGCTGGCGCTGCGGGCGTTTAGGTAACCCTGCTCAGCGCCATGGTGGAGACGCGCGcgctcacgcacacacacccctgcacacGCACACTCGTGCTGTGGAGAGCTCTGCAGCGCCTCCCTCGTATGGAAGTGGGACTACAGCTCCCCCGGGAAAGATTATTCCAACGCCACCCGCCAAGGCCTGCCCCTCGGGGTGCTTGGACTGGACAACTCGTCATAAGCTTCCTATTAACCAGCAATGTTCCCTTGCAGGTTAGCAATCTGAAGCAATGGGCGACTGGAGCTTTCTGGGGAGACTATTAGAGAACGCACAGGAGCACTCCACGGTCATTGGCAAGGTTTGGCTGACGGTCCTGTTCATCTTCAGGATCCTGGTGCTGGGCGCCGCAGCCGAGGAGGTGTGGGGGGACGAGCAGTCGGACTTCACGTGTAACACGCAGCAGCCCGGCTGCGAGAACGTCTGCTACGACAAAGCCTTCCCCATCTCCCACATCCGCTTCTGGGTGCTGCAGATCATCTTTGTGTCCACGCCCACCCTCATCTACCTGGGCCATGTGCTGCACATCGTGCGcatggaagagaagaagaaagagcgGGAGGAAGAGCTGCTGAAGGGCGACAGCCCGCACCACGGGCCGGCTGCACGCTGTGGGCCGGGCGGCCACAGCCAGAAGGACAGGCCGCCGGTGCGGGATGACCGGGGCAAGATCCGAATCGCCGGGGCCCTGCTCCGGACCTACGTGTTCAACATCATCTTTAAGACGCTGTTTGAAGTGGGCTTCATCGCCGGGCAGTACTTTCTGTACGGCTTTGAGCTGAAGCCGCTGTACCGCTGTGACCGGTGGCCCTGCCCCAACACGGTGGACTGCTTCATCTCCAGGCCCACGGAAAAGACCATATTCATCATCTTCATGCTGGCCGTGGCCTGCGTGTCCCTCTTACTCAACATGCTGGAGATCTACCACCTGGGCTGGAAGAAGCTTAAACAAGGAATGACCAACCACTACCGCTCAGACTCCCCTGAATCCAGGGTGGGGGCCACAAACCCCGGGGGTGTGAgcccactcctcctcccctcccactctgccccgcCCACGGTTACCATCGGATTCCCGCCTTACTACACtcactctgcctcttccctggcaAAGGCCACGGCCGCGGGCTACCCCGGAGCCCCTCCACCAGCAACAGACTTCAACCTGGCAGCCCTGAACGAGGCACCGGGGAAGGACCACCCCGCCAAATTCTACAACGGCAACCACCACCTGCTAGTGACAGAACAGAACTGGGCCAACCAGGAGGCCGAGCAGCAGACTTCTGCGAGGAAGGCCTCCCCTCCAGCGTCGGCTTCTGCAACCCTGAGCCCTACAGGCAGCGCCCAGCAGCTCCCTGAGAACGGTGGCGCGGGAAGCAGCGCGCCCGGCCTGTCGCTGAACGGGCACGGCAGCAGCTTGGGAGAAAGCAAACTGGCAGTGACTCCCGACGACGGGGAGCAGGCAGTGACCACCGCGGTGGAGATGCACGCGCCTCCTTTGCTCCCGGCAGAGCCGGGCCGATCAAGCAAGGCCAGTAAGTCCAGTGGCGGCAGGGCCAGACCCAGTGACTTGGCCATCTAGCGGTGGTCTCTCCAGACAGCTTTATAATAACCTCTTTTCTAGCAACCAAAACCAAAGTGCAGTTCCAGTCTGCAGGTAGAGAAAGCCTGGAAGTGAGAGAGcactggagtggaggaggggacgATCAAGCGGAAGAGAGCAGGTTTCTTGTGTGTCCATGCTTGCTGTTCTTAACACTGTGAGGTAGAGTGGGGAGAAGGTCCACGCTTGCTGAGATGGGGAGGTAGGGGCAAAGTGGGTGCAGGGGCTGTTGACCTTTAAAGATATTCACAACAACCCAAGAGTCCAGCAACCTGGGCCACCTTTGCAGGTGTTGCTGCCCAGCCTTGGGCTCCTGCTGTCTCTGTGGGTGACTGTTCCGCTGTGGTAAAAGCAGGTGGTGTCTGCAGTCACTTCAGTTTGGGGCAATTAGGCTTTCCATTCCTACGCTCTCCAGAGCCTCTGGGCAGCCCAGAAAGTCACAGACGCACTTAGCACTATCTCTGTTTGATACTTTTAACTTAGAGTTGAATTTTATTTGGGATATTTGCCAAACTGCactaaaaaaagatttagagCAAGTCCATATAGTGTCATTTGAGTTTCTGAAATTGCCTGTGAAGCCCAGGATATCAAACTGTACGCTTCATGACAAGTGACAATGAGCAGCTACCCTCCAGAGGTGGATTCAGCGCAGGCGAGAGCCACAGAGGTTGCTGGTAAGAAAGCAGGTAGAAATGCAGCGACACTCGAGATAATTTTTAAACAGCTgaggaaattgaaataaaagtgTGGCAGGTATGccttaggtatttattttttaaatgatattttgtgCTTTGATCTGAATTGTACAGGTATGCCTATTTCCCCCCACTTTCTttcaggagaaatgaaagaaaaatagtacTATTAAAATGAATACTGACCAAGAGAATGCTAATTTGTCCCATTACATACTGGTAAAGATTTGAACcttcttttaaagaaactctTCGACCTCATGAGTCAGCTAATTGCTATGCGAATGTA
Above is a window of Neomonachus schauinslandi chromosome 3, ASM220157v2, whole genome shotgun sequence DNA encoding:
- the GJA3 gene encoding gap junction alpha-3 protein, yielding MGDWSFLGRLLENAQEHSTVIGKVWLTVLFIFRILVLGAAAEEVWGDEQSDFTCNTQQPGCENVCYDKAFPISHIRFWVLQIIFVSTPTLIYLGHVLHIVRMEEKKKEREEELLKGDSPHHGPAARCGPGGHSQKDRPPVRDDRGKIRIAGALLRTYVFNIIFKTLFEVGFIAGQYFLYGFELKPLYRCDRWPCPNTVDCFISRPTEKTIFIIFMLAVACVSLLLNMLEIYHLGWKKLKQGMTNHYRSDSPESRVGATNPGGVSPLLLPSHSAPPTVTIGFPPYYTHSASSLAKATAAGYPGAPPPATDFNLAALNEAPGKDHPAKFYNGNHHLLVTEQNWANQEAEQQTSARKASPPASASATLSPTGSAQQLPENGGAGSSAPGLSLNGHGSSLGESKLAVTPDDGEQAVTTAVEMHAPPLLPAEPGRSSKASKSSGGRARPSDLAI